Proteins from a single region of Paramormyrops kingsleyae isolate MSU_618 chromosome 9, PKINGS_0.4, whole genome shotgun sequence:
- the atp6v1c1b gene encoding V-type proton ATPase subunit C 1-B translates to MSITMTEFWLISAPGEKTCQQTWDKLVAATRNNNLSVNNKFNIPDLKVGTLDVLVGLSDELAKLDAFVESVVKKVAQYMADVLEDSRDKVQENLLANGVDLVTYITRFQWDMAKYPIKQSLKNISEIISKQVSQIDNDLKSRASAYNNLKGNLQNLERKNAGSLLTRSLADIVKKEDFVLDSEYLVTMLVVVPKTNYAEWQKTYETLSEMVVPRSTNLLFEDQESGLFSVTLFRKAVDDFKHKARENKFTVRDFQYNEEEMKADKEEMTRLSTDKKKQFGPLVRWLKVNFSEAFIAWIHIKALRVFVESVLRYGLPVNFQAMLLQPNKKNMKKLREVLNDLYKHLDSSAAAIIDATMDIPGLNLSQQEYYPYVYYKIDCNLLDFK, encoded by the exons ATGTCCATCACCATGACTGAGTTTTGGTTGATCTCTGCCCCCGGCGAGAAGACCTGCCAGCAAACTTGGGACAAGCTGGTGGCAGCCACTCGTAACAACAACCTCTCCGTCAACAATAAGTTCAACATCCCCGACCTCAAG GTGGGGACCCTTGATGTCTTGGTGGGACTGTCAGATGAATTGGCTAAACTGGATGCTTTTGTGGAAAG CGTGGTGAAGAAGGTGGCGCAATACATGGCTGATGTCTTGGAAGACAGTCGAGACAAAGTCCAGGAGAACTTGCTGGCGAACGGAG TGGACCTGGTGACCTACATCACACGGTTTCAGTGGGACATGGCCAAGTATCCCATCAAACAATCTCTGAAGAACATCTCTGAAATTATCTCCAAG CAAGTAAGTCAGATTGATAATGACCTGAAGTCTAGAGCCTCAGCTTACAACAACTTGAAGGGCAACCTGCAGAACCTGGAGAGGAAGAACGC AGGCAGCTTGCTGACCAGGAGTTTGGCTGACATTGTGAAGAAAGAAGACTTTGTGCTGGACTCTGAGTACTTGGTCACCATGCTGGTGGTTGTACCAAA GACAAATTACGCGGAATGGCAGAAGACGTATGAAACGCTCTCTGAAATGGTGGTACCACGATCAACTAA CCTTCTATTTGAGGACCAGGAGAGTGGTCTCTTCAGTGTCACACTCTTCAGGAAGGCCGTCGATGACTTCAAGCACAAAGCCCGGGAGAACAA GTTCACTGTCCGGGACTTCCAGTACAACGAGGAGGAGATGAAGGCTGACAAGGAGGAAATGACTCGGCTGTCGACGGACAAGAAGAAGCAGTTT GGGCCACTTGTCCGGTGGCTGAAGGTGAACTTCAGCGAAGCGTTCATCGCCTGGATCCACATAAAGGCGCTGAGGGTGTTTGTGGAGTCAGTCTTGAG GTACGGACTGCCCGTGAACTTCCAGGCCATGCTGCTGCAGCCCAACAAGAAGAACATGAAGAAGCTGAGGGAGGTTCTCAACGACCTGTACAAGCACCTGGACAGCAGCGCCGCCGCCATTATCGAC GCCACCATGGACATCCCTGGTCTGAACCTGAGCCAGCAGGAGTACTATCCCTATGTATACTACAAGATCGACTGCAATCTCCTGGACTTCAAATAG